In Vigna unguiculata cultivar IT97K-499-35 chromosome 3, ASM411807v1, whole genome shotgun sequence, a single genomic region encodes these proteins:
- the LOC114176915 gene encoding ferredoxin C 2, chloroplastic: MALPLLPIPGIPLPKQQQSLSSNIRRRATTVTAELQTAVVRTGGTDFQFPSVDAPTHKVTVHDRQRGIVHEFVVPEDQYILHTAESQNITLPFACRHGCCTSCAVRIKNGQIRQPEALGISAELKEKGYALLCVGFPTSDVEVETQDEDEVYWLQFGRYFARGPVERDDYALELAMADE, from the exons ATGGCACTTCCCCTTCTTCCGATTCCCGGCATTCCACTTCCCAAGCAACAACAATCACTCTCTTCCAATATCCGCCGCAGAGCCACCACGGTGACGGCGGAGCTCCAGACAGCGGTTGTGCGGACAGGTGGAACCGATTTCCAGTTTCCGTCTGTTGATGCTCCCACCCATAAGGTCACCGTTCACGACAGACAGAGAGGAATCGTTCACGAATTTGTTGTACCTGAG GACCAGTATATATTACACACTGCTGAGTCCCAGAATATTACCCTTCCGTTCGCCTGCAGGCATG GTTGTTGTACTAGCTGTGCTGTACGTATAAAGAATGGACAGATTAGACAACCAGAGGCACTTGGGATATCTGCCGAATTGAAAGAGAAG GGTTATGCACTTCTTTGTGTGGGCTTCCCAACCTCTGATGTTGAAGTGGAAACTCAAGATGAAGATGAG GTATATTGGCTTCAATTTGGACGTTATTTTGCTCGAGGACCAGTG GAAAGAGATGACTATGCCTTGGAGTTGGCCATGGCTGATGAGTAA